The following are from one region of the Juglans regia cultivar Chandler chromosome 10, Walnut 2.0, whole genome shotgun sequence genome:
- the LOC109018074 gene encoding 2-alkenal reductase (NADP(+)-dependent)-like codes for MASCGCGVGEEVRNKQVILREYVSGFPKESDMSVRSVTMKLKVPTEDSNMNKAIHQPLRGFGVARVLESKNPDYKKGDLIWGTTGWEEYSLIAEKEALFKIQHTDVPLSYYTGILGMPGLTAFAGFYEICSPKKGEYVFISAASGAVGQLVGQFAKLMGCYVVGSAGSKEKVDLLKNKFGFDGAFNYKEENDLDAALKRFFPEGIDIYFEHVGGKMLDAVLVNMRDHGRIAVCGMISQYNLDKPEGIHNLMCIVYKRIHIKGFAVFDYFDLYPKFLDVVLPYIRQGKIVYVEDIAEGLESGPAALVGLFSGRNVGKQVVVVSHE; via the exons atGGCGAGTTGTGGTTGTGGTGTCGGTGAGGAAGTGAGGAACAAGCAGGTGATATTGAGGGAATACGTGTCTGGTTTTCCAAAGGAGTCGGACATGTCTGTAAGAAGTGTAACCATGAAGCTGAAGGTTCCGACGGAGGACTCCAACATGAACAAGGCGATACATCAG CCATTACGTGGGTTTGGGGTGGCCAGAGTTTTGGAATCGAAAAACCCAGACTACAAGAAAGGTGACTTGATCTGGGGCACAACCGGATGGGAAGAGTACAGTCTTATCGCGGAAAAGGAAGCCCTCTTTAAAATCCAGCACACTGATGTGCCCCTTTCCTACTACACTGGAATTCTTG GTATGCCTGGTTTGACTGCTTTTGCCGGTTTCTACGAAATTTGTTCTCCCAAGAAAGGAGAATATGTCTTCATTTCTGCAGCATCCGGTGCAGTTGGTCAGCTGGTTGGGCAATTTGCAAAGCTGATGGGTTGTTATGTTGTTGGAAGTGCTGGAAGTAAAGAAAAG GTTGATCTGCTTAAGAACAAGTTTGGATTTGATGGGGCTTTcaattataaggaagaaaatGACTTGGATGCTGCTTTGAAAAG GTTCTTCCCTGAAGGCATTGACATCTACTTTGAGCATGTTGGGGGGAAAATGCTTGATGCTGTGCTAGTTAACATGAGAGACCATGGCAGGATTGCTGTATGTGGAATGATCTCACAATACAATCTTGATAAGCCTGAAGGTATTCACAACTTGATGTGCATTGTTTATAAGAGGATCCACATAAAGGGATTTGCGGTCTTTGATTACTTTGATCTCTATCCTAAGTTCTTGGATGTAGTGCTACCGTATATCAGACAAGGGAAGATAGTGTATGTAGAGGATATAGCCGAAGGACTTGAGAGTGGCCCGGCAGCTCTGGTAGGGCTCTTCAGTGGCCGCAATGTCGGGAAACAAGTAGTTGTGGTTTCTCATGAGTGA